In the genome of Muntiacus reevesi chromosome 5, mMunRee1.1, whole genome shotgun sequence, one region contains:
- the AP5B1 gene encoding AP-5 complex subunit beta-1 — MGPLGRETWAQRLGTFRASPSAFMAGPEGEDLGRDLLSDLRSEKLSEPMKVALLALCLEYPAQLWPDAPAAEAAATSLLDTLVLLPPRPSALRRPLLLAATTALAAGGALSPASGASRRLLPLLLGLASGRDLGRSFGPASEQRPLQATAWECLRELESCRPGLLGGCLGLLRTLLGREGPVQPLSLLLALALRNALVIQARAGAGLQGLLTAGDSSMEGGPWNWTLAEEGDVHLQPQAPSWPAAEEGECGLGALELSPEEARELRATVAQLLDASYLLTPVAQAQLLWLLGWALRGLRGQPPVLFKPQLVRLLGTAQLTLLHATLALKAAFGEALFTAQDEALLLRRLTLAAQHPALPLPTHLFYLHCLLNFPENWPLGPTGEEAAPLLLGSQLCRGLLPSLLHEPMALLARLHLLCLLCMEEEEKEEKGQDQSPRHYLEELLAGLRQRAALDRGTRALATLCFQASYLVAHCLAGQSVVLTPLTQGLAQLYRTRPALAPHFVDLLDRVGLELQEPLRVALRQEVVSRPGREEALRWHLLMLARVADGDAQSATLNFLWAAATHCTDWGLQQALLRVCRALLRAGVGGGLADLLQALARQLEDPDGQDHARLYYILLAHLAGPKLGVALGPSLAAPALASSLVAENQGFAAALMVQEAPAPVRLSVGPRRAEGPVPVLQLQVEVLEPVYSLELRFRVERQLYAPLGAVHVPCLCPGRPTRPLLLPLQPRRPAPARLAVRALYSTPSGLTCHAHLPPLLVTFADLFLPFPQPPEGAQLDFFEELWDSCLPKGTESRLWCSLGPGGLEALVSRHLEPFVVVAQPPVSYLVAIRLPPDSRLLLRLEAAQADGVPVALRTDDWAVLPLAGDYLRGLSAAG, encoded by the exons ATGGGCCCCCTCGGCCGGGAAACCTGGGCCCAGCGCCTGGGCACCTTCCGGGCCAGCCCGTCCGCCTTCATGGCAGGTCCCGAGGGTGAGGATCTGGGTCGTGACCTGCTGAGCGACTTGAGGAGTGAGAAGCTGAGCGAGCCCATGAAG GTTGCCCTGCTGGCTCTGTGCTTGGAGTACCCAGCCCAGCTGTGGCCGGACGCCCCTGCAGCCGAAGCAGCCGCCACGTCTCTGTTGGACACTCTGGTCCTCCTACCCCCGCGGCCCTCAGCTCTGCGGCGGCCCCTGTTGCTGGCGGCCACCACAGCCTTGGCGGCAGGAGGTGCGCTGAGCCCCGCCTCGGGAGCCTCCCGCCGGCTCTTGCCCCTGTTGCTAGGCTTGGCCTCGGGTCGCGATCTGGGGCGAAGCTTCGGCCCTGCCTCGGAacagcgccccctgcaggccaCAGCGTGGGAATGCCTGCGGGAACTGGAGAGCTGCCGGCCGGGGCTGCTGGGGGGCTGCCTGGGGCTGCTGCGGACCCTGCTGGGACGCGAGGGCCCGGTCCAGCCCCTCAGCCTGCTGCTGGCACTTGCTCTGCGAAACGCCTTGGTGATACAAGCCAGGGCGGGGGCCGGCCTGCAGGGCCTGCTTACGGCTGGGGACTCTTCCATGGAGGGTGGACCCTGGAACTGGACGCTAGCTGAGGAGGGTGATGTCCACCTTCAGCCCCAGGCACCCAGTTGGCCGGCGGCTGAGGAGGGCGAGTGTGGCCTTGGGGCGCTGGAGCTCAGTCCTGAGGAGGCCCGGGAGCTGCGGGCCACTGTGGCCCAGCTTCTGGACGCCTCCTACCTGCTCACTCCTGTGGCCCAGGCCCAGcttctgtggctcctgggctgggCCCTGCGGGGTCTTCGGGGACAGCCACCAGTGCTCTTCAAGCCACAACTGGTACGGCTGCTGGGCACAGCCCAGCTGACGCTGCTGCACGCCACGCTGGCTCTGAAGGCGGCCTTCGGCGAGGCCCTGTTCACGGCCCAGGATGAGGCCTTGCTGCTCCGCCGGCTCACCTTGGCTGCTCAGCACCCAGCCTTGCCCCTGCCCACCCATCTCTTCTACCTGCACTGTCTCTTGAACTTTCCTGAGAACTGGCCGCTGGGACCCACAGGTGAGGAGGCCGCCCCACTGTTGCTGGGGTCCCAGCTCTGCCGTGGCCTCCTGCCCAGCCTCCTGCATGAGCCGATGGCTCTCCTGGCCCGCCTGCACCTGCTGTGTCTTCTCTGcatggaagaggaagaaaaggaggaaaagggcCAGGATCAGAGTCCCCGGCACTATCTGGAGGAGCTCCTGGCTGGCCTGCGGCAGAGGGCGGCCCTGGACCGTGGCACCCGGGCCTTGGCTACTCTCTGCTTCCAGGCCTCGTACCTAGTTGCTCACTGCCTGGCTGGGCAATCTGTGGTACTGACACCTTTGACCCAGGGACTGGCCCAGTTGTACCGAACCCGGCCTGCGCTGGCTCCCCATTTCGTAGATCTCTTGGATCGAGTGGGCCTTGAGCTGCAGGAACCCTTGAGGGTGGCCTTGCGGCAGGAGGTGGTGTCCAGGCCGGGCAGAGAGGAGGCCCTCCGTTGGCACCTGCTGATGCTGGCCAGGGTGGCAGACGGGGATGCCCAGAGTGCCACCCTCAACTTTCTGTGGGCTGCAGCCACCCACTGCACGGACTGGGGCCTCCAGCAGGCCCTGCTGCGGGTCTGCCGGGCCCTGCTGCGGGCAGGCGTTGGAGGAGGCCTGGCGGACTTGCTACAGGCGCTGGCCAGGCAGCTGGAGGACCCTGATGGGCAGGACCACGCACGCCTCTACTACATTCTCCTGGCCCACCTGGCAGGCCCCAAGCTGGGGGTGGCCCTGGGCCCCTCCCTTGCTGCACCTGCACTGGCCTCCTCACTGGTGGCCGAGAATCAGGGCTTTGCTGCGGCGCTGATGGTGCAGGAGGCTCCGGCCCCGGTTCGGCTAAGTGTGGGTCCCCGCAGAGCCGAGGGCCCAGTCCCGGTGCTCCAGCTCCAAGTGGAGGTGCTAGAGCCAGTGTATTCTCTGGAGCTGCGCTTCCGTGTGGAAAGACAGCTCTACGCACCCTTGGGGGCTGTCCACGTGCCCTGCCTGTGCCCCGGCCGCCCCACCCGCCCTCTGCTCCTGCCTCTGCAGCCTCGACGCCCGGCTCCCGCGAGGCTGGCTGTGCGTGCCCTGTATAGCACACCCAGCGGCCTCACGTGCCACGCTCACCTGCCACCCCTGCTTGTGACCTTCGCTGACCTCTTCCTGCCTTTCCCCCAGCCCCCTGAGGGGGCCCAGCTGGACTTCTTTGAGGAGCTCTGGGACTCCTGCCTGCCGAAGGGTACCGAGAGTCGCTTGTGGTGCTCCCTCGGGCCAGGGGGGCTGGAGGCCTTGGTGTCCCGCCACCTGGAGCCCTTTGTGGTGGTGGCCCAGCCCCCCGTCAGCTACCTTGTAGCCATCCGTCTGCCCCCAGACTCGCGGTTGCTGCTGCGGCTGGAGGCAGCCCAGGCGGACGGAGTGCCTGTGGCTCTGCGGACTGACGACTGGGCCGTGCTGCCCCTGGCGGGGGACTACCTCCGTGGGCTGTCAGCGGCTGGCTGA